The following nucleotide sequence is from Calditrichota bacterium.
CCAGATCGAGCTCCTGTTGGACAACGACGGTCCAGGATTTGCCGTGACCGGCCAATGGCTCGTGAAGACCACTAGCGATCCCTACGGGGGCTCGGTGTTTGACGTCCGGGGCGAATCACGCTCGCAAACTGGTTTTGGCCTTCCATGCTTCAGTTCGGCAAAAGCTAGCAACTCGGACAACCCGGAGGCAACGCACAGCAGCTGCCTGCAGGGATATTGCGATGCAGCCTTTGACACTCTGGCGCCCCATGATCAAAGGAGATAGGACGCAAGCGGAGGCACTCCTGAAGCGAATCCGTGAGCAGGCAAGTGCCGAGCAGATCCGCATCACCCAACATGCGCAGCAGGAGATGGTCGAAGAGGGAATCCTGTTTGACGACGTGCTTGAAGCAATTGCCACCGGGCATATCTTGGAGAATTACCCTGGGCACAGGAGAGGAGGCTGTTGTTTGTTGTGCGGCCATAGCAAGGGGTGTCGTCCACTGCACATTGTCTGTACCACGAGTC
It contains:
- a CDS encoding DUF4258 domain-containing protein, with the translated sequence MQPLTLWRPMIKGDRTQAEALLKRIREQASAEQIRITQHAQQEMVEEGILFDDVLEAIATGHILENYPGHRRGGCCLLCGHSKGCRPLHIVCTTSRPVLIVITVYEPKPPKWTTPTQRRQTR